One genomic window of Gemmatimonadota bacterium includes the following:
- a CDS encoding 2-phosphosulfolactate phosphatase has product MTVHVAFTPLGLPTADVAGRTVVVIDILRATTTMTAALHHGARAVIVAAETDEAITLAQSLDRTDVLLAGERHCVRIPGFQLGNSPGEMLPETVRGRTLVMTTTNGTRALLATAGAHEVLVGAAVNLSVVGARLRDAVAAGRDVLVLCAGRESGFGMDDAYLAGRFVTEALGGRRTRKGLNDAAIVSVDLVRRYGHRIDRALALSAAGRELIRLGFGADVEAAGQIDTHPVLPTYHDRRVTLAAAA; this is encoded by the coding sequence ATGACCGTCCACGTCGCCTTCACGCCGCTCGGGCTCCCGACAGCGGACGTGGCGGGGCGCACGGTCGTCGTGATCGACATCCTGCGTGCCACCACCACCATGACGGCGGCGCTCCATCATGGTGCGCGCGCCGTGATCGTCGCGGCCGAGACGGACGAGGCGATCACGCTGGCGCAGTCGCTGGACCGCACCGACGTCCTCCTCGCCGGCGAGCGCCACTGCGTGCGCATCCCCGGCTTCCAGCTGGGCAACTCGCCGGGCGAGATGCTGCCCGAGACCGTGCGCGGCAGGACCCTCGTCATGACCACCACCAATGGCACCCGCGCCCTCCTCGCCACTGCCGGCGCGCACGAAGTGCTGGTGGGTGCGGCGGTGAACCTGAGCGTCGTCGGCGCACGACTGCGGGACGCCGTGGCCGCGGGGCGGGACGTGTTGGTGCTCTGCGCCGGCCGCGAATCGGGCTTCGGCATGGATGACGCGTACCTCGCCGGCCGCTTCGTGACCGAAGCACTCGGCGGGCGTCGCACGCGGAAGGGACTCAACGACGCCGCGATCGTTTCGGTCGACCTGGTGCGCCGCTATGGCCATCGCATCGACCGCGCCCTGGCGCTCTCGGCCGCGGGCCGCGAGCTGATTCGCCTCGGCTTCGGCGCCGATGTCGAGGCTGCCGGTCAGATCGACACCCATCCGGTGCTCCCGACCTACCACGATCGCCGCGTCACGCTGGCGGCAGCCGCATGA
- a CDS encoding DNA translocase FtsK, with product MSGENRRKLWAVLALVAGAFLALALLPFNITGPLGSAIGPALWQALGLGAVGAPLLGLLLGLAGFDRLPRLDMKRAAILTLGGAILIPYVIAVLVRAEQSFYLVPPAEWSWAARVTGWFPGFLARSALDSIGTAGGLLVGFVVLTATTLGTLAWHPLQRLERPAEPAPLKVGRAVPVKRVVEPEPVAADEEEEVSQEELFQPSKAKPKKRTMAEELELPLPPPRPVDEALPPLDLLDLPKGGNVEADEAELQRLGELLLATLKTFKVEGTLAGITSGPTVSQFEVVPASGVKAGRIVALADDLAITMRAQSLRVAPIPGRGAVGVEIPNPKPRMVTLRELLASDTWRSSTALLPIAIGRDVEGKPVVADLAKMPHLLVAGATGSGKSVAINTIVTSLIYRYTPRELRLLMVDPKMVELSMYNDLPHLRHRVVTDNNDAATLLKWAVYEMNRRYALLHANGARQLLDFNKKVRDGKPLKNPASAKPSLTTIAKEAPDTPPGEPWNDTYSEGELPMIVLIVDELADLMMTVQAEVERPLAMLAQKARAIGIHLILATQRPSVNVLTGLIKANFPSRIAFRVASKVDSRTILDQNGAEALLGNGDMLFLPPGRNEPQRIQGAYISTDETERAMAWYAAQRDVAAHGGEEHDILELVRAQSGEGEDGGGVDEGDRDALFKQAAELCLQHQGGSTSLLQRRLGIGYGRAARIIDQLHDAGILGPPNGSKPRDVMIGMHQLDEYT from the coding sequence ATGAGCGGCGAGAATCGTCGCAAGCTCTGGGCGGTGCTCGCGCTCGTGGCCGGCGCGTTCCTCGCGCTCGCCCTGCTGCCATTCAACATCACCGGTCCGCTCGGCTCCGCCATCGGGCCGGCGCTCTGGCAGGCGCTCGGGCTCGGTGCCGTCGGTGCCCCGCTCCTCGGGTTGTTGCTGGGACTCGCCGGCTTTGATCGGCTGCCGCGCCTCGACATGAAGCGCGCCGCGATTCTCACGCTCGGTGGCGCGATCCTGATTCCGTACGTCATCGCCGTGCTGGTGCGGGCCGAGCAGTCGTTCTATCTCGTGCCGCCAGCGGAGTGGAGCTGGGCGGCGCGGGTGACGGGCTGGTTCCCCGGCTTCCTGGCACGCAGCGCTCTGGATTCGATCGGCACCGCCGGCGGGCTGCTGGTCGGCTTCGTCGTCCTGACGGCCACCACGCTCGGCACCCTCGCCTGGCATCCGCTGCAGCGCCTCGAACGCCCCGCCGAGCCGGCGCCGCTCAAGGTGGGGCGTGCCGTGCCGGTGAAGCGCGTCGTCGAGCCCGAGCCGGTCGCCGCCGACGAGGAGGAGGAGGTCTCGCAGGAGGAACTCTTCCAACCCTCGAAGGCGAAGCCGAAAAAGCGCACGATGGCGGAGGAGCTGGAGCTGCCACTGCCGCCGCCGCGGCCCGTCGACGAGGCGCTGCCCCCACTCGACCTTCTCGACCTCCCCAAGGGCGGCAACGTCGAGGCCGATGAGGCGGAGTTGCAACGGCTGGGCGAGTTGCTGCTCGCCACGCTGAAGACGTTCAAGGTCGAGGGGACGCTCGCCGGCATCACCAGCGGGCCGACGGTCTCGCAGTTCGAGGTGGTCCCCGCGTCGGGTGTGAAGGCCGGGCGCATCGTGGCGCTTGCCGATGACCTCGCGATCACCATGCGCGCGCAGTCGTTGCGCGTCGCCCCGATTCCCGGGCGTGGCGCCGTCGGCGTCGAGATCCCGAACCCGAAGCCGCGCATGGTCACGTTGCGCGAACTGCTCGCGAGCGACACCTGGCGCAGCTCGACGGCGCTGTTGCCGATCGCGATCGGACGCGACGTCGAGGGGAAGCCGGTCGTCGCCGACCTCGCGAAGATGCCGCACTTGCTGGTCGCCGGCGCGACGGGCTCGGGCAAGTCGGTGGCGATCAACACCATCGTCACCTCGCTGATCTATCGCTACACGCCGCGCGAGCTGCGGCTGCTGATGGTCGACCCGAAGATGGTCGAGCTCTCGATGTACAACGACCTGCCGCACCTGCGCCACCGGGTCGTGACCGACAACAACGACGCGGCGACCTTGCTCAAGTGGGCCGTGTACGAGATGAACCGTCGCTATGCGCTGTTGCACGCCAATGGCGCGCGCCAGCTGCTCGATTTCAACAAGAAAGTGCGCGACGGCAAGCCGCTGAAGAATCCGGCGTCCGCCAAGCCGTCGCTGACGACCATCGCGAAGGAAGCGCCCGATACGCCGCCGGGCGAGCCCTGGAACGACACGTACAGCGAAGGCGAGCTCCCGATGATCGTGCTGATCGTCGACGAGCTGGCGGACCTGATGATGACGGTGCAGGCGGAAGTGGAGCGGCCGCTCGCGATGCTGGCGCAGAAGGCGCGCGCGATCGGCATCCACTTGATCCTCGCGACGCAGCGACCGAGCGTGAACGTCCTCACCGGCCTGATCAAGGCGAACTTCCCGTCGCGCATCGCCTTCCGCGTGGCGAGCAAGGTCGACTCGCGCACCATCCTCGACCAGAACGGCGCCGAGGCGCTGCTTGGCAACGGCGACATGCTCTTCCTGCCGCCGGGGCGCAACGAACCGCAGCGGATCCAGGGCGCCTACATCAGCACCGACGAGACCGAACGCGCGATGGCGTGGTATGCGGCCCAGCGCGACGTCGCCGCGCATGGCGGTGAGGAGCACGACATCCTCGAGCTGGTGCGCGCGCAGTCCGGGGAAGGGGAGGACGGCGGTGGCGTCGACGAGGGTGACCGCGACGCGCTCTTCAAGCAGGCCGCCGAACTCTGCCTGCAGCATCAGGGTGGCAGCACCTCGCTCCTCCAGCGCCGCCTCGGCATCGGCTACGGCCGCGCCGCGCGGATCATCGACCAGCTCCACGACGCCGGCATCCTCGGCCCGCCGAACGGCAGCAAGCCAAGAGATGTGATGATCGGAATGCATCAGTTGGATGAGTATACGTAA